A single Schizosaccharomyces pombe isolate MT1 mitochondrion, complete genome DNA region contains:
- the cox1-I1b gene encoding LAGLIDADG endonuclease domain-containing protein (intron-encoded protein): LKPQTKLSENSSRCEKVLYSEVITQLIYFLTSKKITNLGKIRLVKSIRDSFLSQLENILCFFLVYRTTYSFGVCLMKRFLFNKFFNRHPFTRVKSCFSSSSPSKFSFTQWLVGFTDGDGCFSISKQKIKNGKNKWSLTFKLTQNLYNYRILYFIKRNLGIGSLYKESSTNTVIYRLRRREHLKKIIDIFDQFPLLTKKYWDYYLFKKAFLILEDANLNSFEKNSKLEEIRIEKKSLKQYSPVNLEKYLTKSWLIGFIEAEGSFYLLQKSPVRIIHGFEITQNYEQPLLAQISEFLFNSQISPKIKSKKNSLITNYSLSTSSKERMLFLSSYFENCFKGVKSLEFKIWSRSLRKNYNFEQLLRARDLIRKLKNKYSRGSQHPKDK, encoded by the coding sequence TTAAAGCCGCAGACAAAATTGTCTGAAAACTCTTCTCGATGCGAAAAAGTCCTCTACTCGGAAGTAATTACTCAGTTAATTTATTTTTTAACTAGTAAAAAGATTACTAACTTGGGGAAAATTCGCCTGGTTAAATCCATCAGAGACTCGTTTCTATCACAATTAGAAAATATTTTATGTTTCTTTTTGGTTTATAGAACAACATACTCTTTCGGAGTGTGTTTAATGAAGAGGTTCTTATTTAATAAATTTTTTAATAGACATCCTTTTACAAGGGTAAAAAGCTGTTTTTCATCATCTTCACCATCAAAATTCTCTTTTACTCAATGGTTAGTAGGATTTACTGATGGTGATGGTTGTTTTAGTATTTCAAAACAAAAAATAAAAAATGGCAAAAATAAATGGTCTCTTACTTTTAAATTAACACAAAATCTTTATAATTATAGAATTTTATATTTTATTAAGAGAAATTTAGGTATTGGTTCACTTTATAAAGAATCTTCAACTAATACAGTAATATATAGATTAAGAAGAAGAGAGCATCTTAAAAAGATTATAGATATTTTTGATCAATTCCCTCTTTTAACTAAAAAATATTGGGATTATTATTTGTTTAAAAAAGCATTCTTAATTTTAGAGGACGCTAATCTAAATTCTTTTGAAAAAAATAGTAAACTAGAAGAGATCAGAATAGAGAAAAAGTCTTTAAAACAATATTCTCCAGTTAATTTAGAAAAATATTTAACAAAGTCTTGGTTAATTGGATTTATTGAAGCAGAAGGGAGCTTTTATTTACTACAAAAAAGCCCTGTAAGAATAATTCATGGGTTTGAGATTACTCAAAATTATGAACAACCCCTACTTGCTCAGATTTCAGAGTTCCTATTTAATTCTCAAATCTCACCAAAAATAAAATCAAAAAAAAATTCCTTAATTACAAATTATTCCTTATCAACTAGTTCAAAAGAAAGAATGTTATTTCTTTCATCTTATTTTGAAAATTGTTTTAAAGGAGTAAAATCATTAGAATTTAAAATTTGGTCTAGATCTTTACGTAAAAATTATAATTTTGAACAGCTTTTAAGAGCTAGAGATTTAATTAGAAAATTAAAAAATAAATATTCCCGAGGATCACAACATCCAAAGGATAAATAA
- the cox1-I2b gene encoding LAGLIDADG endonuclease domain-containing protein (intron-encoded protein) — NLIGLLTLLYAGTTWKILDKCFCFKYSKKNTRLVFIFIVKMLKQLSISAGNLLNKGTSETLRNEITTKKVSIHLPKHLKPANDSQFGHYLAGLIDGDGHFSSKQQLIIAFHSLDIQLAYYIKKQIGYGIVRKIKDKNAILFIIANSKGIERVITLINNKFRTTSKYNQIINNIFAHPRFKEFSKTITLGLNSNNNLNNHWLAGFSDADASFQIKILNRDKKIEVRLNYQIDQKKEYLLSLIKDNLGGNIGYRKSQDTYYYGSTSFGSAKKVINYFDNYHLLSSKYISYLKWRKAYLIIQENKHLTESGLSQIKKPHPYRKNIN; from the coding sequence AATTTAATAGGCCTCTTAACGTTGCTATATGCTGGAACTACTTGAAAAATACTAGATAAGTGTTTTTGTTTTAAATACTCCAAGAAAAACACCAGATTAGTGTTTATTTTTATAGTAAAAATGTTAAAACAATTAAGTATATCAGCAGGTAACCTTTTGAATAAGGGAACCTCAGAGACTTTACGCAACGAAATCACAACAAAAAAAGTTTCTATTCATCTCCCTAAACACTTAAAACCAGCTAATGATTCTCAATTTGGTCACTATTTAGCAGGTTTAATTGATGGTGATGGTCATTTTAGTAGTAAACAACAATTAATTATTGCTTTTCACTCTTTAGATATACAATTAGCTTATTATATTAAAAAACAAATAGGTTATGGTATTGTACGTAAAATTAAAGATAAAAATGCTATTCTTTTTATAATAGCTAACTCTAAAGGAATTGAAAGAGTAATAACTTTAATTAATAATAAATTTAGAACTACTAGTAAATATAATCAGATTATTAATAATATATTTGCTCATCCTAGATTTAAAGAATTTAGTAAAACTATTACTTTAGGTTTAAATTCAAATAATAATTTAAATAATCATTGGCTAGCTGGATTCTCAGATGCTGATGCTAGTTTTCAGATTAAAATTTTAAATAGGGACAAAAAAATAGAAGTTCGATTGAACTATCAAATAGATCAAAAAAAAGAGTATCTTTTGAGTTTAATTAAAGATAATTTAGGTGGTAATATAGGCTATCGAAAAAGTCAAGATACTTATTATTATGGTTCTACTAGTTTTGGTTCAGCTAAAAAAGTTATTAATTATTTTGATAATTATCATTTGCTATCTTCTAAATATATTAGCTATTTAAAATGAAGAAAAGCTTATCTTATTATTCAAGAAAATAAACATTTAACAGAATCAGGACTTTCTCAAATAAAAAAACCTCATCCCTATCGGAAGAATATTAATTAG
- the cox3 gene encoding cytochrome oxidase subunit 3, with amino-acid sequence MNLSTKFQGHPYHIVSASPWPFFLSVVLFFNCLAATLYLHGYKHSSVFFGISFLGLLATMYLWFRDMSTEANIHGAHTKAVTKGLKIGFMLFLISETFLFASIFWAFFHSSLSPTFELGAVWPPVGIADKTIDPLEVPLLNTVILLTSGASLTYAHYSLIARNRENALKGLYMTIALSFLFLGGQAYEYWNAPFTISDSVYGASFYFATGLHGIHIIVGTILLLVATYNIYTYHLTNTHHNGFECGIYYWHFCDVVWLFLYLTIYIWGS; translated from the coding sequence ATGAATCTTTCTACTAAATTTCAAGGACATCCTTATCATATTGTAAGTGCGTCACCTTGGCCATTTTTCTTATCTGTAGTATTATTCTTTAACTGTTTAGCAGCTACATTATATTTACATGGATACAAACATTCATCAGTATTCTTTGGAATCAGTTTCTTAGGTTTATTAGCAACTATGTATTTATGGTTTAGAGATATGTCAACTGAAGCTAATATTCATGGTGCACATACAAAAGCAGTAACAAAAGGATTAAAAATAGGATTTATGTTATTCCTAATTTCTGAAACTTTCTTATTTGCTTCTATTTTCTGGGCTTTCTTCCATAGTTCATTATCACCTACTTTTGAATTAGGTGCAGTATGGCCACCAGTAGGAATAGCAGATAAAACAATAGATCCATTAGAAGTCCCTCTATTAAATACAGTAATTTTATTAACTTCTGGTGCTAGTTTAACTTATGCTCATTATTCATTAATTGCTAGAAATAGAGAAAATGCTTTAAAAGGTTTATATATGACTATCGCTTTATCATTCTTATTCTTAGGAGGTCAAGCTTATGAATACTGGAATGCTCCATTCACTATTTCAGATTCTGTTTATGGTGCTAGTTTCTATTTTGCTACTGGTCTTCATGGTATTCATATTATTGTTGGTACAATTCTACTTCTTGTTGCTACTTATAATATTTATACTTACCACTTAACTAATACTCATCATAATGGATTTGAATGTGGTATTTATTATTGGCATTTCTGTGATGTTGTTTGGTTATTCCTTTATTTAACTATTTATATTTGGGGTAGCTAA
- the cob gene encoding apocytochrome b: protein MKILKSNPFLALANNYMIDAPEPSNISYFWNFGSLLACVLVIQIVTGILLACFYIPNMDLAFLSVERIVRDVNYGFLLRAFHANGASFFFIFLYLHIGRGLYYGSYKYPRTMTWNIGVIIFLLTIITAFLGYCLPANQMSFWGATVITNLLSAVPFIGDDLVHLLWGGFSVSNPTLNRFFSLHYLMPFVIAALSVMHLIALHTNGSSNPLGVTANMDRIPMNPYYLIKDLITIFIFLIGINYMAFYNPYGFMEPDCALPADPLKTPMSIVPEWYLLPFYAILRAIPNFQLGVIAMLLSILVLLLLPLLDFSAIRGNSFNPFGKFFFWTFVADFVILAWIGGSHPENVFITIGAIATIFYFSYFFILIPVYTILGNTLIDLNLSSIKR, encoded by the exons ATGAAAATTTTAAAATCTAATCCTTTTTTAGCTTTGGCTAATAATTATATGATTGATGCTCCTGAACCTTCAAATATTTCATACTTCTGGAATTTTGGTTCTCTTTTAGCTTGTGTATTAGTTATTCAAATTGTAACTGGTATACTTTTAGCTTGTTTTTATATTCCTAATATGGATTTAGCTTTCCTTTCAGTTGAAAGAATTGTTAGAGATGTAAATTATGGTTTCTTATTAAGAGCTTTCCATGCAAATGGTGCTAGTTTCTTCTTTATCTTCTTATACTTACACATAGGTAGAGGTTTATATTATGGTTCTTATAAATATCCAAGAACAATGACATGGAATATTGGTGTTATTATCTTCTTATTAACTATTATTACTGCCTTTTTAGGTTACTGTTTACCAGCTAATCAAATGTCATTCTGGGGTGCAACTGTTATTACTAATTTATTATCAGCTGTTCCTTTCATTGGTGATGATTTAGTTCATCTATTATGGGGTGGATTTAGTGTATCTAATCCTACTTTAAATAGATTCTTCTCACTTCACTATTTAATGCCTTTTGTTATTGCTGCTTTATCAGTAATGCATTTAATTGCTCTACATACTAATGGTTCATCAAATCCATTAGGTGTAACAGCTAATATGGACAGAATCCCAATGAACCCGTATTATCTGATAAAA GATTTGATAACAATATTTATCTTCTTAATCGGTATAAATTATATGGCATTCTATAATCCATATGGATTTATGGAACCAGATTGTGCTTTACCAGCGGATCCTCTAAAAACTCCAATGTCTATTGTTCCAGAATGGTATTTATTACCTTTCTATGCTATTTTAAGAGCTATACCTAACTTCCAATTAGGAGTTATAGCAATGTTATTATCAATCTTAGTATTACTATTATTACCATTATTAGATTTCTCAGCTATTAGAGGTAATAGTTTTAACCCATTTGGTAAATTCTTCTTCTGGACATTTGTTGCCGATTTTGTAATTCTTGCATGGATTGGTGGATCACATCCAGAAAACGTCTTTATCACAATTGGTGCTATTGCTACAATCTTCTATTTTAGCTACTTCTTTATTTTAATACCAGTATATACTATATTAGGTAATACATTAATTGATTTAAATTTAAGCTCAATTAAACGATAA
- the cob-I1 gene encoding reverse transcriptase domain-containing protein (intron-encoded protein): LRRCGIYVYPHRERDILCVKIWTIHLGSWGNPMPNRACVQKVLPVTKQISSDGSVQIDTVRAVLPEFQFPSHPQIGDCLSWIETFFSRSLVGFYDQGYTPGEESCTNSTIKGMSGKPTSINSNIYTTTGPAKVSNDYAVRDPGVAVDHFDQYGPLKEGRSLNSAKISTQWSGSATLKSSNRSIFNIGLGYINTFLGVSNVRGFSTGSGRSKNVLNKLDDLSKRSKNYPNLVIDRNLYKDFLLNRDMFLIAYNKLKSNPGMMTPGLKPDTLDGMSIDVIDKIIQSLKSEEFNFTPGRRILIDKASGGKRPLTIGSPRDKLVQEILRIVLEAIYEPLFNTASHGFRPGRSCHSALRSIFTNFKGCTWWIEGDIKACFDSIPHDKLIALLSSKIKDQRFIQLIRKALNAGYLTENRYKYDIVGTPQGSIVSPILANIYLHQLDEFIENLKSEFDYKGPIARKRTSESRHLHYLMAKAKRENADSKTIRKIAIEMRNVPNKIHGIQSNKLMYVRYADDWIVAVNGSYTQTKEILAKITCFCSSIGLTVSPTKTKITNSYTDKILFLGTNISHSKNVTFSRHFGILQRNSGFILLSAPMDRIAKKLRETGLMLNHKGRSVIRWLPLDVRQIIGLANSIIRGYDNYYSFVHNRGRFATYVYFIIKDCVLRTLAHKLSLGTRMKVIKKFGPDLSIYDYNSRDENNKPKLITQLFKPSWKVNVWGFKSDKVKLNIRTLYASHLSMANLENLQCAACQSTYKVEMHHVRQMKNLKPIKGTLDYLMAKANRKQIPLCRSCHMKLHANKLTLNEDKKV, from the coding sequence TTGCGCCGTTGTGGTATATATGTGTACCCTCATAGAGAAAGGGATATCTTGTGTGTAAAGATATGAACAATACACTTAGGTAGCTGGGGAAACCCAATGCCGAACAGAGCATGTGTACAGAAGGTCCTTCCTGTAACGAAACAGATAAGTTCAGATGGATCAGTTCAAATAGATACGGTTAGAGCTGTATTGCCCGAATTCCAATTCCCATCTCACCCTCAGATAGGTGATTGTCTTAGCTGAATAGAGACATTCTTCTCTAGATCTTTGGTTGGCTTTTATGACCAAGGATACACACCAGGAGAAGAGAGTTGTACCAATAGTACAATTAAGGGAATGAGTGGAAAACCTACGTCTATCAACTCAAACATATATACAACTACGGGTCCCGCTAAGGTCAGTAATGACTATGCGGTCAGAGATCCTGGAGTAGCTGTTGATCATTTTGATCAATACGGTCCTTTGAAAGAGGGAAGAAGTTTGAACTCTGCAAAGATTTCAACACAGTGAAGTGGATCAGCTACATTAAAGTCTTCCAATAGATCAATATTTAATATTGGTTTAGGATACATTAATACTTTTTTAGGGGTATCTAATGTAAGAGGATTTAGTACAGGATCAGGACGATCAAAAAATGTACTAAATAAACTAGACGATTTATCTAAACGATCAAAAAATTATCCTAATCTTGTAATTGATAGAAATCTCTACAAAGATTTCCTATTAAATCGAGATATGTTCCTTATTGCTTATAATAAATTAAAATCTAATCCTGGTATGATGACTCCTGGTCTTAAACCGGATACTTTAGATGGAATGTCTATAGATGTTATTGATAAAATTATCCAAAGCCTTAAATCTGAAGAATTTAACTTCACTCCTGGTAGACGTATCTTAATTGATAAAGCCAGTGGTGGAAAAAGACCATTAACAATTGGTAGTCCTCGAGACAAATTAGTTCAAGAAATTCTTAGAATAGTCCTTGAGGCTATCTATGAACCATTATTTAATACTGCTTCTCATGGATTTAGACCAGGTCGAAGTTGTCATTCTGCTCTTAGATCTATTTTCACTAATTTTAAAGGTTGTACTTGGTGGATTGAAGGAGATATTAAAGCTTGTTTTGATTCTATCCCTCATGATAAATTAATTGCTCTATTATCTTCTAAAATTAAAGATCAACGATTTATTCAATTAATTCGTAAAGCTTTAAATGCTGGATATCTAACTGAAAATAGATATAAATACGATATTGTTGGAACTCCTCAAGGTTCTATAGTTAGTCCTATCTTAGCAAATATCTACCTTCATCAATTGGATGAATTTATTGAAAACCTAAAATCAGAATTTGATTACAAAGGTCCAATAGCTCGTAAAAGAACTTCTGAATCTAGACATCTTCATTATCTAATGGCAAAAGCCAAAAGAGAAAATGCTGATTCAAAAACAATTAGAAAAATAGCGATTGAAATGCGTAATGTTCCTAATAAGATACATGGTATTCAATCTAATAAACTAATGTATGTTCGATACGCTGATGATTGGATAGTTGCAGTTAATGGAAGTTATACTCAAACTAAAGAGATTTTAGCTAAAATTACCTGTTTCTGTTCATCAATTGGACTAACAGTATCTCCAACTAAGACTAAAATAACTAATTCATATACGGATAAAATACTTTTCCTTGGTACTAATATTAGCCATTCTAAAAATGTTACCTTTAGTAGACATTTTGGTATACTTCAAAGAAATTCTGGGTTTATTTTACTTTCTGCTCCTATGGATCGAATTGCAAAAAAACTTAGAGAAACTGGACTTATGCTTAATCATAAAGGTAGATCTGTTATTAGATGGTTACCTCTTGATGTACGACAAATTATTGGTTTAGCGAATTCTATTATTAGAGGTTACGATAATTATTATTCTTTTGTTCATAATAGAGGAAGATTTGCTACTTACGTTTACTTCATAATTAAAGACTGTGTTCTTCGAACATTAGCTCATAAATTATCATTAGGTACTAGAATGAAAGTAATTAAAAAATTTGGTCCTGACCTTTCTATCTATGATTACAACTCTAGAGATGAAAATAATAAACCAAAATTAATTACCCAATTATTTAAACCTTCTTGGAAAGTTAATGTTTGGGGATTTAAATCTGACAAAGTTAAATTGAACATTAGAACACTTTATGCTTCTCACTTATCAATGGCTAACTTAGAAAATCTACAGTGTGCTGCTTGTCAAAGTACTTATAAAGTGGAAATGCATCATGTTAGACAGATGAAAAATCTTAAACCAATCAAAGGTACTTTAGATTACTTAATGGCAAAAGCAAATAGAAAACAAATTCCATTATGTAGATCTTGTCACATGAAACTTCATGCTAATAAGTTAACTCTTAATGAGGATAAAAAAGTTTAG
- the atp6 gene encoding ATP synthase F0 subunit 6, whose protein sequence is MFITSPLEQFELNNYFGFYLFNYHFDFSNFGFYLGLSALIAISLAIINLTPYGSGAKIVPQKFGIAMEAIYFTMLNLVENQIHSSKTVSGQSYFPFIWSLFVLILFSNFLGLIPYGYATTAQLIFTLGLSISILIGATILGLQQHKAKFFGLFLPSGTPTPLIPLLVLIEFVSYIARGLSLGIRLGANIIAGHLTMSILGGLIFTFMGLNLITFIIGFLPITVLVAISLLEFGIAFIQAYVFAILTCGFINDSLNLH, encoded by the coding sequence ATGTTTATTACAAGTCCTTTAGAACAATTCGAATTAAATAATTATTTCGGTTTCTATCTTTTTAATTACCATTTTGATTTCTCTAATTTTGGTTTCTATTTAGGTTTAAGTGCATTAATTGCTATTTCATTAGCAATAATAAATTTAACACCATATGGATCAGGAGCTAAAATAGTACCTCAAAAATTTGGTATAGCAATGGAAGCTATTTATTTTACTATGTTAAATTTAGTTGAAAATCAAATTCATAGTTCAAAAACTGTATCAGGACAAAGCTATTTCCCATTCATTTGGAGTTTATTTGTTTTAATCTTATTTTCTAATTTCTTAGGATTAATTCCTTATGGTTATGCTACTACTGCTCAATTAATCTTTACTTTAGGTTTAAGTATTTCTATTTTAATTGGTGCTACTATTTTAGGATTACAACAACATAAAGCTAAATTCTTTGGATTATTCTTACCTTCTGGTACTCCTACTCCTTTAATTCCTCTTTTAGTTTTAATTGAATTCGTTTCTTATATTGCTAGAGGTTTAAGTTTAGGTATTCGATTAGGTGCTAATATTATAGCAGGTCATTTAACAATGTCAATTTTAGGAGGTTTAATCTTTACTTTCATGGGATTAAATCTTATTACTTTTATTATTGGTTTCTTACCTATTACAGTTTTAGTCGCTATCTCTTTATTAGAATTTGGTATTGCTTTTATTCAAGCTTATGTATTCGCTATTTTAACTTGTGGATTCATTAATGATAGTTTAAACCTTCACTAA
- the rps3 gene encoding ribosomal protein S3 — protein MQKNNLKNLITTIVTNAFFNQKANFSIPLKGVIGEKRPSILIGNININFKSDSLIEVSFPYYPLLNKNYPNPSIISNIIQKALSNHLLYSSKNYSFIVNIRALPISTPYGSSLIFSKYIAIIIGSNPKIASTLWIDPKRFINLPKLQSDSIFKILGLNVPKGWKGIHISLNLIKWNSLSSRGRITNIIKGSVPLTNNSNGYDESSLAIYSKMGTIQIKVRLSYSSNL, from the coding sequence ATGCAAAAAAATAATTTAAAAAATTTAATTACTACTATTGTAACTAATGCTTTTTTTAATCAAAAAGCTAATTTTTCAATACCTCTTAAAGGTGTTATTGGAGAAAAAAGACCATCAATCTTAATAGGAAATATTAATATAAATTTTAAAAGTGATTCTTTAATTGAAGTATCTTTCCCTTATTATCCTTTACTTAATAAAAATTATCCAAATCCTTCAATTATAAGTAATATTATACAAAAAGCTCTTTCAAATCATCTTTTATATTCATCTAAAAATTACTCTTTTATTGTTAATATTAGAGCTCTTCCTATTTCAACTCCTTATGGAAGTAGTTTAATCTTTTCAAAATATATAGCAATAATAATAGGATCAAATCCAAAAATAGCTTCTACATTATGGATAGATCCTAAACGATTTATTAATTTACCCAAATTACAAAGTGATTCTATATTTAAAATTTTAGGATTAAATGTACCAAAAGGATGGAAAGGTATTCATATCTCATTAAATTTAATTAAATGAAATAGTCTATCATCAAGAGGACGAATAACTAATATAATTAAAGGTAGTGTACCATTAACAAATAATTCTAATGGATATGATGAAAGTTCTTTAGCTATTTATTCTAAAATGGGTACTATTCAAATTAAGGTTAGATTGTCTTATTCTTCAAATCTTTAA
- the atp8 gene encoding ATP synthase F0 subunit 8: protein MPQLVPFYFINILSFGFLIFTVLLYISSVYVLPRYNELFISRSIISSL from the coding sequence ATGCCACAATTAGTACCATTCTATTTTATTAATATTTTATCTTTTGGTTTTTTAATCTTTACTGTTTTATTATATATTTCATCAGTATATGTATTACCAAGATATAATGAATTATTTATCTCAAGATCTATTATAAGTTCTTTATAA
- the atp9 gene encoding ATP synthase F0 subunit 9, producing MIQAAKYIGAGLATIGVSGAGVGIGLIFSNLISGTSRNPSVRPHLFSMAILGFALTEATGLFCLMLAFLIIYAA from the coding sequence ATGATACAAGCTGCAAAATACATTGGTGCTGGTTTAGCTACAATTGGTGTTAGTGGTGCTGGTGTTGGTATTGGATTAATCTTCAGTAACTTAATCTCAGGTACTTCAAGAAACCCATCAGTTCGACCTCACTTATTCTCAATGGCTATCCTAGGATTCGCCTTAACAGAAGCTACAGGTTTATTCTGTTTAATGTTAGCGTTCTTAATTATCTACGCTGCTTAA